In the Geobacter sp. FeAm09 genome, one interval contains:
- a CDS encoding ABC transporter ATP-binding protein, translated as MLSVENLSVNYGAIRALHGVSCRVEQGEIVALIGANGAGKTTILNTISGIVPSMGGVIAFEGTEITRMAPHLIVRKGICQVPEGRRVFARMSVQENLEMGGFILSGKHEVAQGIERAFALFPRLAERRKQPARTLSGGEQQMLAMGRALMSNPRLLLLDEPSMGLAPMLVEKIFEIVVEINKQGTTIMLVEQNASMALSIANRAYVLETGEVVLSGDAGELARNPEVRKAYLGE; from the coding sequence ATGCTGTCGGTCGAGAACCTTTCCGTCAACTACGGCGCCATCCGTGCCCTGCACGGCGTCTCCTGCCGCGTGGAACAGGGGGAGATCGTGGCCCTCATCGGTGCCAACGGCGCCGGCAAGACCACCATCTTGAACACCATCTCCGGCATCGTCCCCTCCATGGGCGGCGTCATCGCCTTCGAAGGGACGGAGATCACCCGCATGGCCCCCCACCTGATCGTGCGCAAGGGGATCTGCCAGGTCCCGGAGGGGCGCCGCGTCTTTGCCCGCATGAGCGTGCAGGAAAACCTGGAGATGGGCGGCTTCATCCTCTCCGGCAAGCACGAGGTGGCCCAGGGGATCGAGCGCGCCTTCGCCCTGTTCCCCCGCCTGGCCGAGCGCCGCAAGCAACCGGCCCGCACCCTCTCGGGCGGCGAGCAGCAGATGCTGGCCATGGGGCGGGCGCTTATGTCCAACCCGCGCCTGCTGCTCTTGGACGAGCCCTCCATGGGGCTGGCCCCCATGCTGGTGGAGAAGATCTTCGAGATCGTGGTGGAGATCAACAAGCAGGGCACCACCATCATGCTGGTGGAGCAGAACGCCTCCATGGCCCTCTCCATCGCCAACCGCGCCTATGTGCTGGAAACCGGCGAAGTGGTCCTGTCCGGCGACGCCGGGGAGTTGGCCCGCAACCCCGAGGTGAGGAAGGCCTACCTGGGGGAGTAA
- a CDS encoding type II toxin-antitoxin system VapC family toxin: MSGKLRYVLDTNAVVSLLNGNRELAVRLEAAAYVGISVVTYLEFLAFDGLTLNDRKSFKRFCSRIEIVSLVHNDELADSALTLRTQHRLKLPDAIIGATALCRKAVIITNDSHFSGIPSLTVQSC; this comes from the coding sequence ATGAGTGGTAAACTGCGCTATGTGCTCGACACCAATGCCGTTGTATCGCTTTTGAATGGCAACCGGGAGTTGGCTGTCCGGCTTGAGGCAGCGGCTTATGTCGGCATCTCGGTTGTTACCTACCTCGAATTCCTCGCCTTTGATGGCTTGACGCTCAATGACCGAAAAAGTTTCAAACGCTTTTGTTCGAGAATCGAGATCGTCTCGCTTGTCCATAATGACGAACTTGCAGATAGTGCCCTGACATTGCGTACGCAGCATCGGCTGAAGCTTCCTGATGCAATTATCGGCGCTACCGCACTGTGCCGCAAAGCCGTTATCATCACAAACGATTCTCATTTCTCCGGCATTCCATCCCTTACGGTTCAAAGCTGTTGA
- a CDS encoding DUF2281 domain-containing protein produces MPRSATDLLDLSGLPAPQRREVRDFVQFLLTRQAGAKKSAASYRFSDLCGTVTWKGDAVAAQRSLRDEW; encoded by the coding sequence ATGCCACGTTCCGCAACCGATCTGCTTGATCTTTCCGGACTCCCTGCTCCCCAGCGCCGCGAGGTGCGGGATTTTGTCCAGTTTCTGCTTACCCGGCAGGCCGGCGCCAAAAAATCCGCGGCATCCTATCGTTTCAGCGATCTGTGCGGCACCGTGACCTGGAAGGGTGATGCGGTAGCTGCTCAACGGAGTTTGCGGGATGAGTGGTAA
- a CDS encoding HNH endonuclease signature motif containing protein, translating to MRRKTISQKMKMLLQQEVESICPFCNSNDVDHFQFHHIDENPENNTIGNILMLCPTCHSKITKGDISLATVEAKKQGLLNKFYKKDKEMGKIINFNAKVGNAVVGDNNKVTLNIKKDVKKSKYPEGCIGAANVKANYISYLITRYHEYKEWEVGKENMNYAIFQSGLKKKYKLGKTRTIYHVPEPRFDELAADIQERIDRTVLANVKRSKGQHKNYETFEEYLDETQS from the coding sequence ATGAGAAGAAAAACAATATCACAAAAAATGAAGATGCTTCTTCAACAAGAGGTTGAATCTATATGCCCATTTTGTAATAGTAATGATGTTGATCACTTTCAATTTCACCATATTGACGAAAATCCTGAGAATAATACTATTGGTAATATACTAATGTTGTGCCCTACTTGCCATTCAAAAATTACTAAAGGTGATATAAGCTTGGCTACAGTTGAAGCTAAAAAACAAGGATTATTAAATAAGTTTTATAAAAAGGATAAAGAAATGGGTAAAATCATTAATTTTAATGCGAAGGTCGGGAATGCAGTAGTTGGTGACAATAATAAAGTGACACTTAACATAAAAAAAGATGTAAAAAAATCAAAATATCCTGAAGGTTGCATTGGAGCAGCTAATGTAAAAGCTAATTACATTAGCTATTTAATTACAAGGTACCACGAATATAAGGAATGGGAAGTCGGGAAGGAAAATATGAATTACGCGATCTTCCAATCCGGCTTGAAGAAAAAGTACAAGCTTGGTAAAACTAGAACAATTTATCATGTGCCAGAGCCTAGATTTGATGAACTTGCTGCCGACATCCAAGAGCGTATTGATAGAACAGTATTGGCAAACGTAAAGCGGTCAAAAGGGCAACATAAGAACTATGAAACATTTGAAGAGTACCTTGACGAAACTCAAAGCTGA
- a CDS encoding sensor histidine kinase KdpD, with translation MISGFLFDWPDKCKICKTQICKSGRIMLISSCSFGFDYLKISEDLILAGFLVKEHTPQNKSRSKNLSRFKNNIISRDHYDSIIEKTRLSIISFNDLIESEKNLAVEKYLASGEYKNDFFERMKLEIKKGLSFVHDYKQINAQIVQNINVIIETRYDGDTFDDKLSKSTHAEKAIYFGSKFLQEKLNVAKYLLHPEWINRESEKTFFRFHGCLTKYIRLYKYMFEAKNISIKTLGESYDNIYTDPEIIGVIPHTFLDNALKYSKPNSSITINVNNNREGIYFAISSFGPLIKDGEKKDIFLPFIRGKEAEKMQEEGSGYGLFIAQEIAKSMGTEIKVQQETTCESYGYLTTFSVVLPYGLE, from the coding sequence ATGATTTCTGGTTTCCTCTTTGACTGGCCAGATAAATGTAAAATATGCAAAACACAGATTTGCAAATCAGGCAGGATTATGTTGATTTCTTCCTGCTCGTTTGGTTTTGATTATCTAAAAATATCGGAAGATTTGATTTTGGCAGGTTTTCTTGTAAAAGAGCACACCCCCCAAAACAAATCTCGATCCAAAAATCTCTCTCGTTTCAAAAATAACATAATTTCCAGAGACCATTATGATTCAATTATTGAGAAAACGAGACTTTCAATTATATCGTTTAATGATCTTATTGAATCAGAAAAAAATCTAGCCGTTGAAAAGTATCTCGCTTCAGGAGAGTACAAAAATGATTTTTTTGAGAGAATGAAATTAGAAATTAAAAAGGGACTTTCATTTGTACATGATTATAAGCAGATTAACGCGCAAATTGTACAAAATATTAATGTCATTATAGAAACTAGATATGATGGCGATACCTTTGATGATAAATTAAGTAAATCTACGCATGCTGAAAAAGCTATATACTTTGGTAGCAAATTCCTCCAAGAAAAACTTAATGTAGCAAAGTATTTGTTGCACCCGGAGTGGATTAATAGAGAGTCTGAAAAGACATTTTTTAGATTTCATGGCTGCCTCACAAAGTATATTAGGCTTTACAAATATATGTTTGAAGCAAAAAATATTAGTATAAAAACATTAGGTGAAAGTTACGATAACATATATACAGATCCAGAGATAATTGGTGTTATACCGCATACTTTTTTAGATAATGCTTTAAAATATTCGAAACCAAATTCTTCTATAACAATAAACGTCAATAACAATAGAGAAGGAATCTATTTTGCTATTTCTTCTTTTGGTCCATTGATAAAGGATGGTGAAAAGAAAGATATTTTTCTTCCGTTTATTCGTGGCAAAGAAGCCGAAAAGATGCAAGAAGAAGGTTCTGGTTATGGGTTGTTTATTGCCCAGGAAATTGCTAAAAGTATGGGCACAGAAATTAAAGTTCAGCAGGAAACTACTTGCGAGAGTTATGGCTATTTAACCACTTTTTCTGTTGTCTTACCATATGGCCTTGAATGA
- a CDS encoding PEP-CTERM sorting domain-containing protein (PEP-CTERM proteins occur, often in large numbers, in the proteomes of bacteria that also encode an exosortase, a predicted intramembrane cysteine proteinase. The presence of a PEP-CTERM domain at a protein's C-terminus predicts cleavage within the sorting domain, followed by covalent anchoring to some some component of the (usually Gram-negative) cell surface. Many PEP-CTERM proteins exhibit an unusual sequence composition that includes large numbers of potential glycosylation sites. Expression of one such protein has been shown restore the ability of a bacterium to form floc, a type of biofilm.), whose translation MPTTKNHKPTKAATGYIRWAVIIAVLLASGIFVRSFFKNNDIVARKTPVQVVQEQQIPEPAVEEPASATSEIAGKYYGLCAKNSIHSVKDFRNTVEKDPVLASHFEGFNWQAAHLGQQDSAVWTYVSYRKDDVIRMTSRPVKLPKGDTYITDGTRTVRTFCCNDYVAAPPPNSASADPVERVDSPARRVAPARNVATRTPPTVAFQDEPLPPIDKSLRSFPSSGPQPFVSGGGSDNFKNYSSGKPPNTVTVVPEPSTLLLLLTGVSVVALLRRNATRLGARSKGKGDAGR comes from the coding sequence ATGCCAACGACAAAAAATCATAAGCCAACAAAGGCGGCTACGGGCTATATCCGCTGGGCTGTCATCATCGCGGTTTTGCTTGCATCCGGCATCTTCGTTCGTTCTTTTTTCAAAAATAACGACATTGTCGCCCGGAAAACACCGGTACAGGTCGTTCAGGAGCAACAAATACCGGAACCGGCCGTCGAGGAGCCGGCGAGCGCCACGAGCGAGATAGCGGGCAAATACTACGGGCTGTGCGCCAAAAACAGTATCCATTCGGTAAAGGATTTCCGAAACACGGTCGAGAAAGACCCCGTGCTGGCGAGTCACTTCGAGGGGTTCAACTGGCAGGCCGCCCACCTCGGCCAACAGGACAGCGCCGTCTGGACCTATGTGAGCTACCGGAAAGACGATGTCATCCGGATGACGTCCCGGCCGGTCAAGCTGCCGAAGGGCGATACGTACATAACCGACGGGACCCGCACGGTGCGGACGTTCTGCTGCAATGACTATGTCGCTGCTCCGCCCCCCAATAGTGCCAGTGCCGACCCCGTGGAGCGGGTTGACAGCCCCGCGCGCCGGGTGGCCCCTGCGAGAAATGTGGCAACACGGACGCCCCCGACCGTGGCCTTTCAGGATGAACCGCTGCCGCCGATCGATAAATCCTTGAGGTCTTTTCCCAGCAGCGGTCCGCAGCCTTTTGTGTCCGGTGGCGGTTCCGATAATTTCAAGAACTATAGTTCGGGCAAGCCACCCAACACGGTTACCGTGGTCCCCGAACCATCCACCTTGCTCCTTTTGCTGACGGGTGTTTCCGTCGTTGCCCTGCTGAGGCGTAACGCTACCAGGCTGGGTGCCCGTTCCAAGGGCAAAGGGGACGCCGGGCGTTGA
- a CDS encoding CAP domain-containing protein, whose translation MGFAARKSDDDFNGGGTYPAHRTSGFARNVQRTTKNLLGQVLSRIGILKSPDITVPSTLQAKLANITDAGEIAAGERQMLGDLLLQSGYITQDQLDFALAEQKCSGEKIGDVFVRLGMLTELPLQSILSFQSNQGKATASPLRLGDLLVETGQITRANLEYALHKQKTSHKKLGEILIDEGYVSASGVAHGIKLQKMLVTASLAAIISLSSVESGEAGTAETDTGPKNMIQSVLHESRQFSRFSQKELELWDLINEYRQENGLPAIESSRSLTKVARVHAIDLYSNAPAEGRDDRGLGCSLHSWSDKGNWRQVCYTKDNKYAEYMWDKPREITNFTYTGDGYENAYSTSEKEINPKRVLEAWKKSPSHNAILLEKGQWAGSKLAALGVGVYKNYAIIWLGTESDPAGPVQATMSLASN comes from the coding sequence ATGGGATTTGCAGCTAGAAAATCAGACGACGATTTCAATGGTGGCGGAACGTATCCAGCCCACAGGACATCGGGTTTTGCTCGCAATGTGCAGCGGACCACGAAAAACCTGTTGGGCCAGGTTTTGTCCAGGATCGGCATCCTGAAGTCGCCGGATATCACCGTCCCGTCAACCTTGCAGGCAAAGTTGGCAAACATTACTGATGCGGGTGAAATCGCTGCGGGCGAACGCCAGATGTTGGGCGATCTGTTGCTCCAGTCCGGCTACATAACGCAGGATCAGTTGGATTTCGCCCTGGCGGAGCAGAAATGCTCCGGCGAGAAAATCGGCGATGTTTTTGTCCGTTTGGGGATGTTGACGGAACTGCCGTTGCAGTCGATCTTGAGCTTCCAGTCCAACCAGGGCAAGGCAACGGCTTCGCCGCTGCGCCTTGGCGACTTGCTGGTGGAAACGGGCCAGATCACCCGGGCAAACCTGGAATACGCCTTACACAAGCAGAAAACGTCCCACAAGAAATTAGGCGAGATCCTCATTGACGAGGGGTACGTCTCCGCATCCGGTGTCGCACATGGCATCAAGCTGCAGAAGATGCTCGTCACGGCATCGTTGGCGGCCATTATTTCGCTATCTTCCGTTGAATCGGGCGAAGCGGGGACGGCCGAAACGGATACCGGCCCCAAGAACATGATTCAAAGCGTGCTACACGAATCCCGGCAGTTTTCCCGTTTTTCCCAAAAAGAGCTGGAATTATGGGATCTCATCAACGAATACCGCCAGGAAAACGGTTTGCCGGCCATCGAGAGTTCGCGCTCCTTGACCAAGGTCGCCCGGGTCCACGCCATCGATCTTTATTCCAATGCCCCTGCGGAGGGGCGCGATGACCGCGGCTTGGGCTGTTCGCTCCATAGCTGGTCGGACAAGGGGAACTGGCGCCAGGTCTGTTACACAAAAGACAACAAATATGCCGAGTACATGTGGGATAAGCCACGGGAAATCACCAATTTTACCTACACGGGCGATGGGTATGAGAATGCGTACTCCACCTCCGAGAAGGAAATAAACCCGAAAAGAGTGCTGGAGGCCTGGAAAAAAAGCCCCAGCCACAATGCAATCCTGCTGGAAAAGGGTCAATGGGCCGGCAGCAAGCTCGCCGCATTGGGGGTAGGGGTCTACAAGAACTACGCAATAATCTGGCTTGGCACCGAATCCGACCCGGCAGGGCCCGTCCAGGCGACGATGAGCTTGGCAAGCAATTAA
- a CDS encoding 2-isopropylmalate synthase, translating to MAKAPTKKQKQDDRQLIRIFDTTLRDGEQAPGNSMNIEEKLRVAKQLLKMNVDVIEAGFPIASEGDFEAVKLVAQQIKGPQIAGLCRAGDKDIDRAWEALKYAGDKGRIHTFIATSDIHMKYKLRMEPDRVLATAIKAVKRAASYTPNVEFSCEDATRTRLPFLAQVVEAVIDAGATTVNIPDTVGYTIPFEYFNIITYLKEHVRNIDKAIISVHCHNDLGLAVANSIAAVQAGARQVECTINGIGERAGNCSLEEFAMALRTRHDILPFTTGVATDQLTPASRLLSNITGVGVQPNKAIVGANAFAHESGIHQHGMLMDKSTYEIMTPESVGLSASALVLGKHSGRHAFKQRLEELGHDLDDDRLNRAFERFKALADLKKEVFDEDLDAIVMEESREDVKYKLGHITVTCGSFAVATATVQLEIDGQPVRTAELGDGPVDATLKAIKKLTKTKAKLVQYNVGAITSGTDAQGEVTVRVAEGNNIVVGKGSSTDIIEASAKAYVHALNRLNMKQKRLKETVTV from the coding sequence ATGGCAAAGGCACCGACGAAAAAACAGAAGCAGGACGACCGGCAACTCATCAGGATTTTTGACACCACGCTGCGGGACGGCGAACAGGCCCCCGGCAACAGCATGAATATCGAAGAAAAACTGCGGGTGGCAAAACAGCTCCTGAAGATGAACGTGGACGTGATCGAGGCCGGCTTTCCCATTGCTTCCGAAGGCGATTTCGAGGCGGTCAAGCTGGTGGCCCAGCAGATCAAGGGACCCCAGATCGCCGGCCTGTGCCGCGCGGGCGACAAGGACATCGACCGGGCCTGGGAGGCCCTGAAGTATGCCGGGGACAAGGGGCGCATCCACACCTTCATCGCCACCTCCGACATCCACATGAAGTACAAGCTGAGGATGGAGCCTGACCGGGTGCTGGCCACGGCCATCAAGGCGGTGAAGCGGGCCGCCTCCTACACCCCCAACGTGGAGTTCTCCTGCGAGGACGCCACCCGCACCCGCCTGCCGTTTCTGGCCCAGGTGGTGGAGGCGGTCATCGACGCCGGGGCCACCACGGTCAACATCCCGGATACGGTGGGCTACACCATCCCCTTCGAGTACTTCAACATCATCACCTATCTGAAGGAGCATGTGCGGAACATCGACAAGGCCATCATCTCGGTCCACTGCCACAATGACCTGGGCCTGGCCGTGGCCAACTCCATCGCCGCCGTGCAGGCGGGCGCCCGCCAGGTGGAATGCACCATCAACGGCATCGGCGAGCGGGCCGGCAACTGCTCCCTGGAGGAGTTCGCCATGGCCCTGCGCACGCGCCACGACATCCTCCCCTTCACCACCGGCGTGGCCACCGACCAGCTCACCCCTGCCAGCCGGCTCCTGTCCAACATCACCGGCGTGGGGGTCCAGCCCAACAAGGCCATCGTGGGGGCCAACGCCTTTGCCCACGAGTCGGGCATCCACCAGCACGGCATGCTCATGGACAAGTCCACCTACGAGATCATGACGCCGGAATCGGTGGGGCTTTCCGCCAGCGCCCTGGTGCTGGGCAAGCACTCCGGCCGCCACGCCTTCAAGCAGCGCCTGGAGGAGTTGGGCCACGACCTGGACGACGACCGGCTCAACCGGGCCTTCGAGCGCTTCAAGGCCCTGGCCGACCTGAAGAAGGAGGTCTTCGACGAGGACCTGGACGCCATCGTCATGGAAGAGTCCCGGGAGGACGTGAAGTACAAGCTGGGGCACATCACCGTCACCTGCGGTTCCTTTGCCGTGGCCACCGCCACGGTGCAGCTGGAGATCGACGGCCAGCCGGTGCGCACCGCCGAACTGGGGGACGGCCCGGTGGACGCCACCCTCAAGGCCATCAAGAAGCTGACCAAGACCAAGGCCAAGCTGGTGCAGTACAACGTGGGGGCCATCACCAGCGGCACCGACGCCCAGGGGGAGGTCACCGTGCGCGTGGCCGAGGGGAACAATATCGTGGTGGGCAAGGGCTCCTCCACCGACATCATCGAGGCCTCGGCCAAGGCCTACGTCCACGCCCTCAACCGGCTGAACATGAAGCAGAAACGCCTCAAGGAAACCGTAACCGTCTGA
- a CDS encoding type II toxin-antitoxin system HicA family toxin, which yields MKNKHRKILEAIFATPAQAGIDWSDIEALLIHLGAERFEGSGSRVRFLLNGVRATFHRPHPQKETDKGAVQSVRRFLETGGIRP from the coding sequence GTGAAAAACAAACATCGCAAAATCCTTGAGGCGATATTTGCCACCCCAGCCCAGGCCGGGATCGACTGGAGCGACATTGAAGCGCTCCTGATACACCTGGGGGCTGAACGTTTTGAAGGTTCCGGCTCCCGCGTCCGCTTTTTGTTGAATGGGGTCAGAGCCACCTTTCACAGGCCGCACCCGCAGAAGGAAACCGACAAGGGCGCGGTGCAGTCGGTGAGGCGATTTTTGGAAACCGGAGGTATCAGGCCATGA
- a CDS encoding type II toxin-antitoxin system HicB family antitoxin, translated as MMEYKGYVGKVEFDDTAGIFHGEVINTRDVITFQGTTVDEIRGAFQESVEDYLDFCKQLGQAPEKPFTGKLMLRLTPDLHRKAFIAATQAGKSLNAWIADRIGQGTTPLHT; from the coding sequence ATGATGGAATATAAAGGATACGTGGGCAAAGTCGAGTTCGACGACACTGCCGGGATTTTCCACGGCGAGGTGATCAACACGCGTGACGTCATAACCTTCCAGGGCACCACCGTCGATGAAATTCGCGGGGCCTTTCAGGAATCCGTTGAAGACTACCTCGACTTTTGCAAGCAACTCGGCCAGGCCCCGGAGAAGCCGTTTACCGGCAAGCTTATGCTGCGCCTGACGCCCGACCTGCACCGCAAGGCGTTCATAGCGGCTACGCAGGCGGGTAAAAGCCTCAATGCCTGGATTGCCGATCGTATCGGGCAAGGCACCACCCCGTTGCATACCTGA
- a CDS encoding cytochrome C, with amino-acid sequence MRIMHWMLPMAFLAGLILLLAACAQMQGLHSLPASHPEALAAGQQVDCSECHDDQAKGTLKALTAFSHTPAFVKNHRFYAASDDRLCAVCHKSSFCNDCHTNKVEMKPSYKFGYRPDREMPHRGDFLTLHKIEGKLDPASCYRCHGRANNERCVACHR; translated from the coding sequence ATGAGAATCATGCACTGGATGCTTCCCATGGCGTTCCTGGCCGGGCTGATCCTGCTGCTGGCGGCCTGCGCCCAGATGCAGGGGCTCCACAGCCTGCCCGCATCCCACCCCGAGGCGTTGGCCGCGGGGCAACAGGTGGACTGTTCGGAATGCCATGACGACCAGGCCAAGGGGACCCTGAAGGCCCTCACCGCGTTCAGCCATACCCCGGCCTTCGTGAAAAACCATCGCTTCTACGCCGCCTCGGACGACCGCCTCTGCGCCGTCTGCCACAAGAGTTCCTTCTGCAACGACTGCCATACCAACAAGGTGGAGATGAAGCCGTCCTACAAATTCGGCTACCGCCCCGACCGGGAGATGCCCCACCGCGGCGATTTCCTGACGCTCCACAAGATCGAAGGCAAGCTCGACCCGGCCAGTTGCTACCGCTGCCACGGGCGAGCCAACAACGAACGCTGCGTGGCCTGCCACCGCTGA